One genomic region from Microcebus murinus isolate Inina chromosome 32, M.murinus_Inina_mat1.0, whole genome shotgun sequence encodes:
- the PPP1R12C gene encoding protein phosphatase 1 regulatory subunit 12C isoform X5 — protein MSGEDSPAAGPGTAAAAARERRREQLRQWGARAGAEPGHGERRARTVRFERAAEFLAACAGGDLDEARSMLRAADPGPGAELDPAAPPPARAVLDSTNADGISALHQACIDENLEVVRFLVEQGATVNQADNEGWTPLHVAASCGYLDIARYLLSHGANIAAVNSDGDLPLDLAESDAMEGLLKAEIARRGVDVEAAKRAEEELLLHDTRCWLNGGAMPEARHPRTGASALHVAAAKGYIEVMRLLLQAGYDPELRDGDGWTPLHAAAHWGVEDACRLLAEHGGGMDSLTHAGQRPCDLADEEVLSLLEELARKQEDLRNQKEASQSRAQEPQVPSSSKHRRSSVCRLSSREKISLQDLSKERRPGGAGGPLIRDEDEGEEGPTEPNPAESRTLNGVSSPPPPSPKSPVLPEEAPFSRRFGLQKTGSSGALGPPERRGSEGAPGAGLQRSASSSWLEGTSSQAKELRLARVTPTPSQKVLEPSALSESTKPAPPLDNSTPPKIPEPESPVKPNVPTASSVPPADSRDRQRSYQMPVRDEESESQRKARSRLMRQSRRSTQGVTLTDLKEAEKAAGKAAEPEKSLHSLDPSRRPRVPGVENSDGPAQREAPDGQGQGPQAAREHRKAGKEWRGPAEGEEAELADRSPESSSSECGPSARRQRSQQDLNPEPEPEPEEPDGGFRKLYAELRRENERLREALTETTLRLAQLKVELERATQRQERFAERPALLELERFERRALERKAAELEEELKALSDLRADNQRLKDENAALIRVISKLSK, from the exons atGTCGGGCGAGGACAGCCCGGCGGCGGGCCCGGGGACGGCGGCCGCGGCTGCCCGTGAGCGGCGGCGGGAGCAGCTGCGGCAgtggggggcgcgggcgggcgccgAGCCGGGCCACGGGGAGCGCCGCGCCCGCACCGTCCGCTTCGAGCGCGCCGCCGAGTTTCTGGCGGCCTGTGCGGGCGGAGACCTGGACGAGGCGCGCTCGATGCTGCGCGCCGCCGACCCCGGCCCCGGCGCCGAGCTCgaccccgccgccccgccgcccgcccgcgcagTGCTCGACTCCACCAACGCCGACGGCATCAGCGCCCTGCACCAG GCCTGCATCGATGAGAACCTGGAGGTGGTGCGCTTCCTGGTGGAGCAGGGTGCCACGGTGAACCAGGCGGACAATGAGGGCTGGACACCTCTGCACGTGGCCGCCTCCTGTGGTTACTTGGACATCGCCAG gtacCTCCTGAGCCATGGGGCCAACATCGCTGCCGTCAACAGTGACGGGGACCTGCCCCTGGACCTGGCTGAGTCGGATGCCATGGAGGGGCTGCTGAAGGCGGAGATCGCGCGCCGAG GTGTGGATGTGGAGGCAGCCAAGCGGGCCGAGGAAGAACTGCTGCTTCATGATACAAGGTGCTGGCTGAATGGGGGTGCCATGCCAGAGGCCCGGCACCCCCGCACCGGAGCTTCTGCCCTGCACGTGGCCGCTGCCAAGGGCTACATTGAGGTGATGAG GCTGCTCCTTCAGGCTGGCTATGACCCAGAGCTCCGGGACGGGGACGGCTGGACCCCCCTGCACGCAGCGGCCCACTGGGGTGTGGAGGACGCCTGCCGCCTGCTGGCCGAGCACGGCGGGGGCATGGACTCGCTGACCCACGCG gggCAGCGTCCCTGTGACCTGGCTGACGAGGAagtgctgagcctgctggaggaACTGGCCCGGAAACAGGAGGAC CTTCGGAACCAAAAGGAAGCTTCCCAGAGCAGGGCCCAGGAGCCCCAGGTGCCCTCCAGCAGCAAACACAGAAG GAGCTCTGTGTGTCGCCTGAGCAGCCGTGAGAAGATTTCCCTCCAGGACCTGTCCAAGGAGCGCCGgcctggtggggctggggggcccCTCATCCGAGACGAAGATGAGGGAGAAGAAGGTCCCACAG AGCCAAACCCTGCGGAATCCAGGACCCTCAATGGAGtgtcctccccaccaccccctaGTCCTAAGAGCCCCGTG CTGCCCGAAGAGGCCCCCTTCTCCAGGCGCTTTGGCCTCCAGAAGACAGGGAgctctggggccctggggccccCAGAAAGGCGGGGGTCTGAGGGagcccctggggctgggctgcagcGCTCAGCTTCGTCCTCTTGGCTGGAAGGGACATCCTCCCAG gcCAAGGAGCTCCGTCTCGCCAGGGTTACGCCGACCCCCTCCCAGAAGGTGCTGGAGCCCTCTGCCCT GTCTGAGAGCACCAAGCCTGCTCCTCCCTTGGATAACTCCACACCCCCCAAGATTCCAGAGCCTGAATCCCCAGTGAAGCCAAATGTCCCCACAGCCTCGTCAGTGCCCCCAGCGGACTCCCGGGACCGTCAGAG GTCCTACCAGATGCCCGTGCGGGATGAGGAGTCTGAATCCCAGCGGAAAGCTCGCTCCCGCCTCATGCGCCAGTCCCGGAGGTCCACACAG GGCGTGACTCTGACAGACCTGAAGGAAGCGGAGAAGGCTGCAGGGAAGGCCGCAGAGCCTGAGAAGTCCCTGCACAGTTTG GACCCTTCTAGAAGGCCCCGAGTCCCTGGAGTTGAGAACTCTGACGGCCCTGCCCAGAGAG AGGCGCCCGACGGGCAGGGTCAGGGACCGCAGGCTGCCAGGGAGCACCGCAAGGCCGGCAAGGAGTGGAGGGGGCCTGCGGAG GGGGAGGAGGCGGAGCTGGCAGACCGCAGCCCGGAGTCCAg CAGCTCCGAGTGCGGCCCCTCCGCCCGCAGGCAGCGCTCGCAGCAGGACCTCAACCCAGAACCTGAGCCGGAACCAGAGGAGCCCGACGGAGGCTTCAGGAAG CTGTACGCAGAGCTGCGCAGGGAGAATGAGCGGCTCCGCGAGGCCCTGACCGAGACCACGCTGCGGCTGGCACAGCTCAAGGTGGAGCTGGAGCGGGCCACGCAG AGGCAGGAACGGTTTGCTGAGAGGCCAGCCCTCTTGGAGCTGGAGAGATTC GAGCGCCGGGCCCTGGAGCGCAAGGCTGcggagctggaggaggagctgAAG GCCCTGTCTGACCTCCGCGCTGACAACCAGCGGCTCAAGGACGAGAACGCGGCACTGATCCGCGTCATCAGCAAACTCTCCAAGTGA